The genomic stretch ATTATATTTTTGAATCAGGGAATTGACCTGTACCGACATGATACCCACCTTTACCATCGAAAAATGCTCAAGCCAATGAGCGCTTGGGAGTTATTGTGCTGAGCTTGAAAAAAGAATTCAACCTAGCCCTTTGGTCGGATTTAATGATGCATTCTGCTTACGAATCTTGAAATTTAAAGTCTCGGACGATCAACTGCATCACCAAATACACCTTAATCTTTGACTGATTTTATGCTTTGATGTCGTTAGTTTTTTATTTACTTACGAGGCTCTGATGCAGCATCCTACATCTACGGATATTCAACGCGTTCGTGAATTTCTCCTCGATTTGCAGGCACGGATTTGTGCAGCACTAGAACAGCAGGAACGTGCTGGCGGCGGTACGGCCGAATTTATCATCGATGACTGGGAGCGTCCAGAAGGTGGTGGTGGCCGTTCACGTGTTTTGCAAAATGGCACGGTGATTGAAAAAGGCGGCGTGATGTTCTCCCACATCAACATTTCCAAGCTGCCCGCTTCTGCGACCGAACGCCATCCCAATATTGCCGGTGCCAAAGCACAGGCCATGGGGGTATCGCTGGTGATTCATCCGAAAAATCCGAATGTGCCCACCTCACATGCCAACGTGCGTTTATTTGTCGCAGAAAAAGAAGGCCAGGATCCAATCTGGTGGTTTGGTGGCGGTTTTGACCTCACCCCGTTTTATCCGAATGATGAAGATGTACTGTCTTGGCATCAAACAGCGCATGATCTATGTGCGCCATTCGGCGAAGAGGTTTATCCTGAACATAAACAATGGTGTGATGATTATTTTTATCTGAAACATCGTGATGAACAGCGTGGCGTTGGCGGCTTGTTTTTTGACGACCTGAATCAATGGGATTTTGAAACCTGTTTCCAGTATATGCAGGCTGTAGGCAATGGATATCTAGAAGCCATTCTGCCGATTTTCCAGCGCAATCAGGATAAGCCTTATACCGAAGCACAACGCGAGTTTCAGTTATACCGTCGCGGCCGTTATGTGGAATACAATCTGGTTTATGACCGCGGCACCCTGTTTGGCTTGCAGACTGGTGGCCGGATTGAATCGATTCTGGTCAGCCTGCCCCCGCTTACCGGATGGTCTTATCGTCCTGAATGGGATGAAGGCTCACCGGAAAAACGTTTAACAGATTACTACCTGAAACCACATAACTGGTTAACAGAATTAAAATCCAACGCAATGAAATGATACAAACGGCCCTCAAATAGAGGGCTGTTTTAATAGATATATCCTCTATACTGCTGCATAGAAATACCTGATTTGATCGCGGCACCCTATCGCTACATCGATCATATTCCATTTGATGTCTAGTGAGAATAACAATGCATAATCTTCAATTAAATCTACCTGTGTTGGCCTTTTGGCTTTTTCTGGCTCTCGCCATCAGTGCGATGAGTACCGCAATTTTGAGTCACAACCTGATTCTGGATGGCGCCGCTATTCTGGTGAGTATCCTGACTGGGTTTGGGGTTGTTCTCAGTATGGCGCTGATGTTTGCGGAACATATTATGGATATTTGTAGTTCCTAAAATCCTAATAACTTAGCAGCAATTCAAAATCACGCAGGCTTTAGTCCCTGCGCTTTTTCACGTATATTGATGGCCATTTCCGCACATGGACATTGTGAAATGAGCAAAAAATTTGCCGTGATTGGTAACCCGATTGAACAATCACGTTCTCCAGAATTGCACCACGCCTTTGCAGCCAAAACCGGGATCGACCTGAATTACACTAAACGTCTGACGCCACTAGATGGCTTTGAAGCCAACATTCAGGAGTTCTTTAGCAATGGCGGTAGTGGCATAAATGTCACCGTACCCTTTAAAGAACAGGCTTTTGCCCACTGTCAGGTACTGAGTGAACGAGCCAAAATTGCCAAAGCCGTGAATACGCTATGGATGGAAAATGGCATCCTGCATGGCGACAACACCGATGGTCAGGGACTGGTTGAAGCCATCCGTGCCTTGGACTGGCCACTGGAAAATACAGATATTTTAATTATTGGTGCAGGCGGTGCCACGCGTGGTGTAATCTATCCCCTAGCCCAGGCAGGTGCGAAAAAAATCGTGATCGCCAATCGTACCTTGGCACGTGCAGAACAACTGGTCGCTGATCTTCAGGATGCCGTACCGCAAGTCGAATTACAGGTAATTTCCCTAGATAATTTAGCCGGTAAATTTGATTTGGTGATTAATGCCACCTCTGCAAGCCTCAGCGGTGATGCTTTGGTTTTACCGGAAACGCTACAGTTTAAACGGGCCTATGAAATGGCCTATGGCAAACCTTCTTCCTTTCTGGATCAGGCCAAGGCACGCGGTGTACCGACATCCGAAGGCTTTGGCATGTTGGTCGGTCAGGCAATTGAATCTTTTTACATCTGGAATGGTATCAAGCCGGATTTAAAAGAGTTTCTTTAAGCGTCCAATTTATCTCGATGAAATCAGTT from Acinetobacter lwoffii encodes the following:
- the aroE gene encoding shikimate dehydrogenase; this encodes MSKKFAVIGNPIEQSRSPELHHAFAAKTGIDLNYTKRLTPLDGFEANIQEFFSNGGSGINVTVPFKEQAFAHCQVLSERAKIAKAVNTLWMENGILHGDNTDGQGLVEAIRALDWPLENTDILIIGAGGATRGVIYPLAQAGAKKIVIANRTLARAEQLVADLQDAVPQVELQVISLDNLAGKFDLVINATSASLSGDALVLPETLQFKRAYEMAYGKPSSFLDQAKARGVPTSEGFGMLVGQAIESFYIWNGIKPDLKEFL
- the hemF gene encoding oxygen-dependent coproporphyrinogen oxidase, whose protein sequence is MQHPTSTDIQRVREFLLDLQARICAALEQQERAGGGTAEFIIDDWERPEGGGGRSRVLQNGTVIEKGGVMFSHINISKLPASATERHPNIAGAKAQAMGVSLVIHPKNPNVPTSHANVRLFVAEKEGQDPIWWFGGGFDLTPFYPNDEDVLSWHQTAHDLCAPFGEEVYPEHKQWCDDYFYLKHRDEQRGVGGLFFDDLNQWDFETCFQYMQAVGNGYLEAILPIFQRNQDKPYTEAQREFQLYRRGRYVEYNLVYDRGTLFGLQTGGRIESILVSLPPLTGWSYRPEWDEGSPEKRLTDYYLKPHNWLTELKSNAMK